The sequence below is a genomic window from bacterium.
GTAGTAAATCTCTTAGGCGTATGTCCAACATTTGTGTTGTAAACCCAAACATATTCATGGATATTTGGGAAATATGAATCTAGATATTTAACACGAAGATGTGCATTCTGCTGTGGATAATTCATCATAAAAAGATTACCGTCTTCTTTAAGCACACGCATTGATTCCTTGGCAAGTTCTATATACCAGTTTATGTAATCTTCGAATTTTTTTGTGTAATTATTTTTACCGTATTTAATTCCAACGTTGTAATCAGGATCTCCAAAAATCATATCCACGCTGTTATCTGGTAGATCTTTCAAAACATGCATTACATCACCGTTGTAAACTCTGTTTAAATAATCGGACATCTTATCTTTTCGTTGAACATTTTTCTTTACAGGCAAAATAAAAGTTTGAGACGTTTTCTTTATTTCATTTGTTTTTACTACATCAAGTAAAATACCTTGTACAGTTAACTGCTGGTCATTTTTAATTATTATTGGCTGATAATTTTTGTTTGCTGGTTGTAATCTAATCTGCCCCTTTTCTTTGTAGAAAGTTTTAAGTGTTGCTTCATTTCCATTAAGCAGTGCAACTACCTTGTCTCCATTTTCAGCAACATTTTGTTTTTTTATCAGAATCGTATCTCCGTTATTTATTCCTTCATCAATCATACTGTCACCTTGTACTCGGAGGGCATATAATTCACCTGATTTTGAGATTTTATTTTTTGGTATTGCAATATTTTCTTTTTCTTCTTCAAAAATATGTATAGGTTCTCCAGCTGATATTGTCCCAAGAAGGGGAATGCTAACCATTGCTTGCGAAGACGTAATTTCAACCCCACGAATTTTATTCTTCTCTTTTTTAAGATATCCACCCTCTCTTAATTCTTCAAGGTGTTGGTGAATAGTTGATACAGCCAGGTTAAGGTGCTTAGCAATTTCTTTAATTGAAGGTGAAAATCCTTTTTGTTGATTATAAAAATCTAAAAAATCTAAAAGTTGTTTTTTACGAGGAGTAAGTCCCATGTAATACAATTATATCTAAATAGACCGAAAATAAACCGAAAGTTATCAACATTCAGTCATTTTGCACTAAAATAAAGTCCCACAAAATCCTCCCCTTGCTTTTTAGGACATAAAAGTGCACACTTATCAATAGCTATACTAATTAACACTATATATGGGAAATTTTGACCGTGGCGGGGGAGGCCGCTTTGGCGGGGATAGAGGAGGCAGGGGATTCGGCGGAAGAGATTCCGGCGGAGGAAGAAGCTGGGGAGGAGGAAAGCCATGGGACAAACAGGTTACCATGCACCAAGCTGTCTGCAGTAATTGCGGAAACAAGTGCGAAGTGCCTTTTAAGCCGAACGGCTCCAAGCCCGTGCTCTGCAATGACTGTTTTTCAAAGGCCAAAGCAGGAGGCGCTCCCGGAGGCAATTTTTCTCCAAGGAGAGATTCCAGGGATGGAGGTGGTTCAAGAGATTCCGGTTTTGCACCCTCTTATACGCCCTCATATCAGCCTTCTCAACCTCAAGGGGGAGACAAGAGAATCGATGACCTTAAAAGGCAATTGGATGTCGTAAACAGCAAGCTCGACACTTTGATTAAGGGAATGGAGAAAGCGGCTCTTGCCGAAATGTCCCTCGAAGAGAAAAAAACAACTCTCAAAAAATTGGTGAAAAAAGCTACTGCACCAAAAAAGACTGAGACAAAGACCGAGACAAAAAAGAAATAAAAAAACGCCTCACTATGAGGCGTTTTTTGTTACAATATAGTTATGTTCATGGCTTTCTACTCAAAGCATAAACTCGTTCTGGGGCTTGTTTTTGCTTTCATACTCCTACTCGGAACCATTCTTTCCTTTGGTTTATCAAAAAATAACGAAATTGCCTGCACGACGGAAGCGAAACTGTGCCCCGACGGCTCTGCTGTCGGAAGAACAGGACCTCTATGCGAATTTGCAAAGTGCCCCGGGGGAGGCAACGGTGGAACTGTCGGGGAATTTTGGGGCAATATTCTCGGCAACGTTCTCCTTGGTCCGACATGTCCCGTCATGATGGATCCTCCCGACCCCCGATGCGCCGATAGGCCCTATCAAACCCAACTTGTTCTTACGACCGTCGATCAATTACGCGTAATCAAGGAGTTCAGTTCCGACAAAGACGGCAAATTCAACATTGAAGTGCCGCCGGGAGAATACATAATTCGTTCCGCCGCGGCGGCAAACATCCTTCCATACTGCGCCTCAAACAATACGATTAAAGTGAATGCAAATACGTCCGTCGAGGTAACTGTCGGTTGTGATACCGGGATTAGATAAGTGGTTTTTTTATGTAGGATTTTTCTTGACGCATAAGGTTTTTTCTCGTATTCTAAGAAATGCCTCGGCCGCGAGGCGTTTTGTTTTATATAAAAATTATGGAAATTCGCAACATCGCAATTATCGCCCACGTTGACCACGGTAAAACGACACTTACCGACGCTTTGATGCGTCAAACAGGCGCCGCTGTCGAAGGGGTTTCAATGGACTCAAATGACCTTGAACTTGAGCGCGGAATTACCATATACGCCAAAAACGCGGCTATTTTCTATCCTTCTGCAGACTCGGGACGCCCCGTAACAAAAATAAATATTGTAGATACCCCCGGCCATGCCGACTTCGGCTCGGAAGTGGAGCGCGTCTTGCGTTCCATCGATTCCGTGCTTTTGGTTGTGGATGCCCAGGAAGGCCCGATGCCCCAAACCCGCTTTGTTCTCAAAAAATCTCTTGAGCTCGGTATTAAACCGATTGTCGTCATAAACAAAATTGATAAACAGGCGGCAAACCCGGCGCGCTGTGAGGAGCAAGTGCTCGAACTTTTTCTTGAACTCGGTGCCACGCATGAACAGGCGAGTTTCCCCGTCGTCTATGCCATCGGCCGCGAGGGTGTCGCTAAACTCAAACTCGAAGATGAAGCGAAAGACCTCACACCTCTTCTGGAAACTATTCTCAAATACGTCGCCCCCGCGTCAAACGCTTCTTCAGAGGCGTCGCTCATGCTTCAGCCATTCAATTTGGGGTATGACAATTTCATGGGCCGTCTTGCTGTCGCGCGCGTGTATGAAGGGACGGTGTTACCCGGACAGAGTGTGTTTGTAAAAAAGCCCAATGGCGAAACACGAACGGGAAAAATCACAAAAATTTTCACATTCAACGGATTGCAAAGAATCGATGCAGACAAAGCGACGGCGGGGGATATCGCCCTTGTCGCCGGCCTTCCCGACATCGATATCGGAGAAACGGTAACCGACAACGAAGCGGCAACACCACTGCCCGCCATTGCCGTTGACGAACCGACCATCAAACTTAATTTTCTCGTCAACAATTCTCCGTTCGGAGGACGCGACGGGAAATTCGTCACATCGCGCCAGATAC
It includes:
- the lexA gene encoding transcriptional repressor LexA, translating into MGLTPRKKQLLDFLDFYNQQKGFSPSIKEIAKHLNLAVSTIHQHLEELREGGYLKKEKNKIRGVEITSSQAMVSIPLLGTISAGEPIHIFEEEKENIAIPKNKISKSGELYALRVQGDSMIDEGINNGDTILIKKQNVAENGDKVVALLNGNEATLKTFYKEKGQIRLQPANKNYQPIIIKNDQQLTVQGILLDVVKTNEIKKTSQTFILPVKKNVQRKDKMSDYLNRVYNGDVMHVLKDLPDNSVDMIFGDPDYNVGIKYGKNNYTKKFEDYINWYIELAKESMRVLKEDGNLFMMNYPQQNAHLRVKYLDSYFPNIHEYVWVYNTNVGHTPKRFTTAHRSILHVRKNVNNKFFKDGVALPYKNPTDKRIQQNLANGSKGRMPYSWFEFNLVKNVSKEKTYHACQIPQKLTGMLIKASTKPKDVVFTLFGGSGAEIDVCRNLNRQFISAEIDKKYCDIINKRLTNGEIAPEHKLVMGKRQSYDFFKV
- the typA gene encoding translational GTPase TypA, giving the protein MEIRNIAIIAHVDHGKTTLTDALMRQTGAAVEGVSMDSNDLELERGITIYAKNAAIFYPSADSGRPVTKINIVDTPGHADFGSEVERVLRSIDSVLLVVDAQEGPMPQTRFVLKKSLELGIKPIVVINKIDKQAANPARCEEQVLELFLELGATHEQASFPVVYAIGREGVAKLKLEDEAKDLTPLLETILKYVAPASNASSEASLMLQPFNLGYDNFMGRLAVARVYEGTVLPGQSVFVKKPNGETRTGKITKIFTFNGLQRIDADKATAGDIALVAGLPDIDIGETVTDNEAATPLPAIAVDEPTIKLNFLVNNSPFGGRDGKFVTSRQIRERLELELEVNVGLRVDFSSTDSFSVSGRGELHVAILLENMRREGYELQVSQPQAIIREENGVRLEPFEEVIVDTPAEYQGIVIERLSMRGFILKNMLAHGHGDATRLFFEGPTRGLLGYRNQFVIDTKGEGILSSRFVGFNPYAGEIRKRIVGSMTSMATGKALGFSLWNLQERGVLYIGPSAEVYEGMVIGNTTKGEELFVNPTKGKNLTNVRAAGTDEAINLVPPFTLSIERGLEIMSEDEYLEITPKNVRLRKQLLTDLDRSRARRKDGTL